The DNA region ATTCGGGTAGGCGCTGCAGCGGCAGATGTTGCCGCTCATCCGCTCGCGGATCTCGGCGTCGCTGAGCGTCGGAGCCGCGGCGACGTCCTCGGTGACGTGGCTGGGCCAGCCGGCTCTGGCCTCGCTCAGCATGCCGACCGATGAGCAGATCTGGCCCGGCGTGCAGTAGCCGCACTGGAAGCCGTCATGCTCCAGGAACGCCGCCTGCATCGGATGGAGTTTGTCCCCATCCGCCAAGCCCTCGATCGTGGTGATCGGGTCACCCTCGTGCATCGCCGCGAGCGTCAGGCAGGAATTGATGCGCCGGCCGTCGACCAGCACCGTGCAGGCGCCGCACTGGCCGTGGTCGCAACCCTTCTTGGTGCCGGTGAGCGCCAAGTGCTCGCGCAGGGCATCGAGGAGCGTCGTGCGGGTGTCGAGGACGAGGTCGTGCGGCTGGCCATTGATGGTGAGGCGCACCGGCATGGTCTGCGGAGCCGGATCGCCCGGCGCCCCCGCCGCCACTGCGGGCACGGGCCGGAACCCGAGGGCGCCGAGGGCGCCGGCCACGGCGCAGCCCTCCACCACGGCTCGCCGCGTCAGCGCGAGCGGCTTCGTCGGAGTCGCGTCAGTCATGCTGCCATCCCGCCCGTGCACCGCGCGTGGGACGCCGCGCAGCTTGGAATCTGGTGCGCCAACGTGCGGTCGGCTGGATTAGATCCGGTCCAGACTGCGCCCGTTCAGCGCGGCTCCGCCGCTACGGGCGCTGGACCCATGTCGTGACCCGATCGCTCCGTCTTCGCGAGCGTAGCGAAGCGATCCAGGGCGCCGAGGCATCGGTGACCGTGGCGCCCACTGGGTTGCTTCGCTGCGCTCGCAAGGACGGGACGCCTTGGAACGCGTCCCGCTGCGAGCGTTTGGGTTGATCGGACAACGACACCGGAGTCTTGCCTCATGGCTATCCCGACCCTGCCGCTCAACGACGGCCGCCGCATCCCGCAGATCGGCTACGGCTGCTGGCAGCTCTCGGACGCGCAGGCTCCGGACCTCGTCGGACAGGCCCTTCGCGCCGGTTATCGGCTGATCGACACGGCTGCCGCGTACGGCAACGAGACGGGCGTCGGGCGCGGCATCCGGGACGCCGAGGTCCCCCGCGAGGACATCTTCCTCACCACGAAGCTCTGGAACGACCGCCAGGGCCGAGACGAGGCCCGGCGCGCCTTCGACGAGAGCCTGCGGCACCTCGGTCTTCCGTATGTCGACCTGTACCTGATCCACTGGCCGTGCCCGCAGCGACACCTGTTCGTCGAGACCTGGAAGACGCTGATCGAGCTTCGGAAGGAGGGCCGCACGAAGTCCATCGGCGTGTCGAACTTCACGCCCGAGCACCTCGCCACGCTGATCGGCGAGACCGGCGTCGCCCCGGCCGTCAATCAGATCGAGCTGCACCCCTATTTCCAGCGCGAAGAGCCGCGCGCCCAGGATGCCCGTCACGGAATCGTGACCGAGTCGTGGAGCCCGCTGGGCCGGGGCAAGGAGCTGAACGACCCGATCATTCTCGCGATCGCGAAGGCGCACGGGAAGACGCCCGCCCAGGTGGTGCTGCGCTGGCAGTTGCAGATCGGCTGCGTGGCGATCCCCAAGACCGCCACGCCGCGGCGCATCACCGAGAACCTCGCGCTGTTCGACTTCGAGCTCGGCGCCGACGAGATGGCGCAGATCGCCGGTCTCGACAGGCCAGACGGCCGCATCGGACCTGACCCGGCAACCTTCTGCTGAGCACTCCGGCGTTCGGCGGCGCAGCGTAACATCGCACCGCAAAAGATTTATGCTCACAGCTAGCATATCTGGACAGGCGCGCGCGGCCCCCATAAGTTAGACGGCACAATGCTCAAACTGAGCATAATGGAGGACGCCATGGCGGCGACCGTTGCACCCGTCTCCCGCACGACGATCCCGGGCCTGCCCCTCCCGGATCTCTACGCCCGCGTCAGCCGGCACGTTCCCGCGATCGAGTGGCCGGCGCTCGCCCCCGACATCGAGGCGATCCTGCGCCTGAAGCGGGAGCGCAACGCCGTAATCCTGGCGCACAACTACCAAGCGCCGGAGATCTTCCACACGGTGGCCGACATCGTGGGCGACAGTCTCGCGCTGGCCCGCGAGGCGGTGACCGTCGACGCCGACGTGATCGTGCTGGCGGGCGTCCACTTCATGGCCGAGACGGCCAAGCTCCTGAACCCGAGCAAGACCGTGCTGATCCCGGACATGGGCGCGGGCTGCTCGCTGGCGGACTCGATCACCGCCGCGGACGTGCGCGGCCTGCGCGCCAAGTACCCGGGCGTGCCGATCGTGACCTACGTGAACACCTCGGCGGCCGTGAAGGCCGAGTCCGACCTGTGCTGCACCTCCGGCAACGCCGTCGCGGTGGTGAAGTCGCTGAACGCCCCCCGGGTGCTCATGATCCCGGACGAGTTCCTCGCGCAGAACGTCCAGGCCGAGATCCCCGAGGTCGAGATCCTGACCTGGGCCGGCCACTGCGAGGTGCACGAGCGCTTCACCCCGGCCGACATCCGCGACGTCCGCGACAGCTATCCCGGGGTCACCGTCATCGCGCACCCGGAATGCCCGCCGGACGTGGTGGCCGAGTCGGACTTCTCCGGCTCCACCGCGATGATGATGGACTTCGTCGTCGAGAAGCGGCCGAAGCAGGTGGTGCTCGTCACCGAGTGCTCCATGGCCGACAACATCGCCGCGCAGAACCCCGACATCGAGTTCATCAAGCCCTGCAACATGTGCCCGCACATGAAGCGGATGAGCTTGGCGAACATCCGCCGCGCGCTGGAGACGATGACCCACGAGGTCACGGTCGATCCGGCGCTGGCCGACCGCGCCCGGGCCGCGGTGGAGCGCATGCTCGAGGTGCGCACGCGATGAACGCGATCTCCCCCAACAGTGTCGACCGCGTCGTCGTGGTCGGCGGCGGCGTCGCGGGCCTCAGCGTGGCGCTGCGCCTCGCGCCCCGCCCGGTGACGCTGGTCACGGCCTCGGCCCTCGGCCTCGGCACTGCCACCGGCTGGGCCCAGGGCGGCATCGCCGCCGCGGTCGGCATCGACGACGCGGCGGCGCTCCACGCCGCCGACACGGAGGCCGCCGGTGCCGGGCTGACCCAGCCCGACGTGGCGCTCCGGGTCGCCGCGGAGGGCCCCGGGCTGATCGACTGGCTGGTGCGGATCGGCGTGCCGTTCGACCGGACGGACGACGCCGCGCTGGCCCTCGGGCTCGAGGCGGCCCACGGCCGCCGCCGCATCGTCCGGTCCGGCGGCGACGCCACCGGCGCCCGCGTCCTCGAAGGGCTCGTCCGGGCCGTGCTGGAGGCCCCCTCCGTCGAGATCGTCACGGCGCGGGCCTGCGACCTGCTCCGGGACACGCGCGGGGCGGTGGCCGGCATCGTCGCCGAGCGCGACGGCGCGCTGTTCCGCATCCCGGCCCGCGCGGTGGTGCTCGCCACCGGCGGCGTCGGCGCCCTCTACGCGGCGACCACCAACCCGCCGGGCGCCGTCGGCCGCGGGCTGGCGCTCGCCGCCCGGGCCGGCGCGGTGATGCGCGACATGGAGTTCGTGCAGTTCCACCCGACCGCCATCGCGGCCGGCGCCGACCCGATGCCGCTCGCGACCGAGGCCCTGCGCGGGGAGGGCGCCCGGCTGATCGACGAGACCGGCGCCGCCGTGATGGCCGGCATCGCGGGCGGCGACCTCGCCCCCCGCGACGTGGTCGCCCGCGGCATCTTCCAGGCGCTGCAGCGGGGCCGCACGGTCTATCTCGACGCCCGCGGCGCGCTCGGCGCCGCGATGCCGACGCGCTTCCCGACCGTGGCGGGGCTCTGCGCCGCCGCCGGCATCGACCCCGCCGTGCAGCCGATCCCGGTCCGCCCGGCGGCGCACTACCACATGGGCGGCGTGAAGGTGGACGCGCGCGGCGCCACCTCGGTGCCGGGCCTCTACGCCTGCGGCGAGGTCGCCTCCACGGGCCTCCACGGCGCCAACCGCCTCGCCAGCAACTCCCTGCTGGAAGGCCTGGCCTACGCGCGCTTCATCGCCGACGGGCTCGACGCGCCGCCGCCCGCCGCGATCGTGCCCGAGGCCGTCTCTGTCCGTGCCGCCGGCGACCTGCCGGCGATCCGCGCGCTGATGGAGAGCAGGGTCGGCGTCGTGCGCGACGCCGCCGGCCTCGAGGAAGCCGTCGCCGTCCTCGAGCCCGGGGCTGAGACCTCCGACGCCGCCCTCGTGGCGCTGCTCATCGCCCGCGGCGCGCTCGCCCGCCGGGAGAGCCGCGGCGCCCACTGGCGCAGCGACTTCCCCCATCTCGCCCTGGCCGCGCACACCGAGGCCACGCTGGCCGACCGGATCGCCGCGACCCCGTCCGCCGAGGAGGCGCTGACGCCATGACCCAGTCGGTTCTCTCCGATGAGATCCTCCCCCTGCCGCGGCTCCTCGTGGAGCCCGTGGTGCGCGCCGCCCTGCTGGAGGATCTCGGCCGGGCCGGCGACATCACCACCGACGCCATCGTCCCGCCGGGCGAGCGGATGCGCGGCGTGATCGCCTCCCGGCAGGACGGTGTCATCTCGGGCACCGACGCCGCCGCCATCGCGTTCGCGCTGGTGGACCCGGCCGTGGCCGTCACGGTCGAGCGCGGCGACGGTGCACGCGTGGCGCCGGGCGACGTGGTGCTGCGCCTCGAGGGGCCGGCGCGAGCGATCCTCACGGCCGAGCGCGTGGCGCTGAACCTGCTCTGCCGGATGTCGGGCGTGGCCACCGCCACCCACGGCCTCGTCGAGGCCGCGCGCCCGCACGGGAAGGCGTCGATCGTCTGCACCCGCAAGACCACGCCGGGCCTGCGCGCCCTGGAGAAGCACGCGGTGCGCGCAGGCGGCGGCTCGAACCACCGTTTCGGCCTCGATGACGCGGTGCTGATCAAGGACAACCACGTGGCGGTGGCCGGCGGCATCGTCCCGGCGATCGAGCGCGCCCGGTCCCGGGCCGGCCACTTGGTCAAGATCGAGTGCGAGGTCGACAGCCTGGAGCAGCTGGAGGAGGCCCTGTCGGTCGGGGTCGACGCGGTGCTCCTCGACAATATGGGGCCCGACCTGCTCCGCCGCGCCGTGGCGATGATCGACGGCCGCGCCCTCTCCGAGGCGTCGGGCCGGATCACCCGCGAGACGGTGGGCGCTGTCGCGGCCTCGGGGGTCGACCTGATCTCCTGCGGCTGGATCACCCACTCGGCGGCGATCATCGACCTGGGGCTCGACGCCGCCTGACCGGCGGGCCCCGCTCGCCATCGGCGCGGCGGGGCCGCCGCGGTCGCTCGACTGTCATCACGTTCGGGTGACAAGTCTTCGCCGCGGTCGCTCGGGACATCTGCCGAGTCTATCGCCGCGCGACCGACTCGCTAAGATTTCGCCCAACCGCGACGCCATCGACCGGACCCGACCGTGAGCCAAGCCCTGCCTTCCGCGGCTGCCCCGGCGGTCGATCTCCCGGCGGCGCCGGTGGCGCGCAAGCCCGGCGCGGTCCGGCACGGGCCCGGCGCCGCGCTGATGCTGGGCGCGCTGGGCGTCGTGTACGGCGACATCGGCACGAGCCCGCTCTACGCGTTCAAGGAGGCGGTGAAGGCGGCGACCAGCGGCGGCGCCTCGGTGCCGGCGGCGGCCACCGGCGCGGTCTCGCTGATCCTGTGGTCGCTGATCCTGATCGTGTCGCTGAAATACGCGGTGCTGATCCTGCGCGCCGACAATCGCGGCGAGGGCGGCATCGTCGCCATGCTGGCGCTGCTCGGCGCGCGGCACGCGCGGCCGGGGACGTGGAAGGCGCTGCTGCTGGTGGTCGGGCTGGTCGGCGCGGCCCTGCTGTACGGCGACGGCGCGATCACGCCGGCGATCTCGGTGCTCTCGGCGATCGAGGGGTTGAAGATCGACGCGCCGGCGCTCGGGCCGTACGTCGTGCCGATCACGCTGGTGATCCTGGTCGGGCTGTTCCTGGTCCAGCACAAGGGCGTCGCCGCCATCGGGCGGGTGTTCGGACCGGTCATGCTCGTCTGGTTCGTCGTCCTGGTCCTGCTCGCGATCCCGAGCATCCTGCACGCGCCGGAGATCCTGGCGGCGGCCAACCCGTTCCGGGCGGTGGACTTCCTGATCCATGCGGGCTGGCACGTCAGCTTCCTGATGCTCGGCGCGGCCTTCCTGGCGGTGACCGGCGGCGAGGCGATGTACGCCGATCTCGGCCATTTCGGCGCCCCGGCGATCCGCATCGCGTGGTTCGGCCTCGTCCTGCCGGCGCTGCTGATCCACTATTGCGGCCAGGGCGCGCTGATCATCGCCGACCCGAGCGCGATCGAGAACCCGTTCTACCGGCTCGCGCCGGACTGGGCGCATTACCCGCTGGTGGCGCTCGCCACGATGGCGACCGTCATCGCCTCGCAGGCGGTGATCTCGGGCGTCTACTCGCTCACCCAGCAGTCGATCCAGCTCGGCTTCATGCCGATGATGCGGGTGGTGCACACCGATGAGGACGAGCGCGGCCAGATCTACGTGCCGGCGGTGAACTGGCTGCTCGCCGTCGCGACCCTCACGGCCGTCATCGTGTTCGGCTCCTCCGACGCCCTGGCCGGCGCCTACGGCATCGCGGTCTCGGCCCTCATGGGCATCACCACGCTGCTCGCCGCGCTGATCGCGCTCCGCTGGGGCTACAACCCGATCCTGGTCTTCGCGGTCAACGGCTTCTTCCTCGGCATCGACCTCGTGTTCTTCTCCGCCAACAGCGTGAAGCTGTTCGAGGGCGGCTGGTTTCCGCTGCTGCTCGCCGGCGTGGTCGCCTTCCTGATGCTGACCTGGATGAAGGGCAACCACGTCCTCGAATCCGTCCGCCAGACCATGCGCATGTCCGAGGCTTCCTTCCTCTCCAGCCTCAGCTCGCAGCCGCCGGTGACGCTGCCCGGCACCGCGGCCTTCCTGACCGCCGCCACCGAGGGCATCCCGATGGCGCTCGGCCGCCTGCTCGAGCGCAGCCGCTGCCTGCACGAGCGGATCCTGCTGATCACCGTCGTCTACGAGGAGGAGCCGGTGATCCCGGCGAGCGAGCGGGCGCAGGTCACGCTGGTGGCGCAGGGGATCCGCAAGGCGATCTCGAAGTACACGCCCGGCATGGAGCGCGTCGTGCTGCGCTACGGCTTCATGCAGACCGCCTCGATCCCCGAGGGCCTGCAATGCGCGGTGGCGAGCGGGCTGCTGCCGCCGGAATATCTGGAGGACATGACGTATTTCGTGGGCCACGAGGTGGTGATCTCGTCGCCGACCCATCCCGGCATGGCGCCGTGGCGGGAGGGCCTGTTCGCCTTCATGAAGCGGAACGCCGAGCGCACCGGCGCCCATTTCGGCCTGCCGACGCGGCAGATCGTGGAGGTGGGCACCGAGATCGAGATCTGACCGACCGCGGCGCGCGGGGGCACTGCCCGAAGCGCGCGTCGCAGGCCGGGGCCGGCCGTCTTTCGCATTGAAAACGGCCCCGTTCGCCAGCATATCGCCACCGCAATTTCCCCCACAGCGGAGGCATCACCCGTGAGCGAGACGATCGAGCGGCACGAATTCGGGGCGGAGGTGGGACGCCTCCTCGACCTCGTCGTGCACGCGCTCTACTCCGACCGCGAGATCTTCCTGCGCGAGCTCGTCGCCAACGCGGCCGACGCCATGGATCGGCGGCGGTTCGAGGCGCTGACCTCGGCGGCGAGCGCCCTGCCGCCGGACGCCAAGGTTCGGATCGCGCCCGACAAGGAGGCGCGGACCCTAACGGTGTCGGATGCCGGCATCGGCATGACCAAGGAGGATCTCGCCACCAACCTCGGCACCATCGCGCGCTCCGGCACGCGGGCCTTCTCGCAGACGCTCGAATCCGCCAAGGCCGAGGACCGGCCGAGCCTGATCGGCCAGTTCGGTGTCGGCTTCTACTCGGCCTTCATGGTGGCCGACCGCGTCACCGTCACGTCGCGCCGCGCCGGCAGCGACGAGGCCTGGACCTGGGCCTCGGAGGGGCAGGGCAGCTACACGCTGGAGCCGGCGACGCGCGCCGAGCCCGGCACCGACATCGTCCTGCACCTCAAGGAGGACGCCGACGAGTACCTCGAGCCCTACCGCCTCGACCATCTCGTGCGGAAATGGGCCGACTTCATCACCGTGCCGATCGCCGTCGTGCGCGACGGCAAGGACGAGGCGGCCAACCAGGGCACCGCGCTCTGGCGCAAGGCGAAGTCCGAGGTCACCGAGGAGCAGTACGAGGAATTCTACCACTCCATCGGCATGAACTTCGACAAGCCGTGGGCGACGCTCCACTGGCGCGCCGAGGGCCAGCTCGAATTCGCCGCCCTGCTCTTCATCCCCGGCTCGAAGCCGTTCCAGGCCCTCGAGAACGAGCGGCAGAGCAAGGTCCGGCTGCATGTCCGGCGGATGTTCATCACCGACGAGGCCGAGCTGCTGCCGCCGTGGCTGCGCTTCGTCCAGGGCGTGGTCGACACCGAGGACCTGCCGCTGAACGTCTCCCGCGAGATGCTGCAGTCGACCCCGGCGCTCGCCCGGATCCGCCGCGCGGTCACCGGGCGCGTCGTCTCCGAACTCACCACCCGCGCCAAGGACGCGGAGGGCTACCAGTCCTTCTGGGAGAATTTCGGCCCCGTCCTCAAGGAGGGCATCTACGAGGATTTCGAGCGCCGGGGCGAGATCGCGCCGCTCCTGCGCTTCCGCTCCTCGGCCGTGGAGGGCTGGACCTCGCTGCCCGACTACGTGTCGCGCATGAAGGACGGCCAGGAGGCGATCTACTACCTCGTCGCCGACGATGCCGAGGCGCTCAAGTCGTCGCCGCAGCTGGAGGGCTTCCGGGCCCGCGGCCTCGAGGTGCTGCTCCTCTCCGACCACGTCGACGCCTTCTGGCCCGATCAGCTCGGCACCTTCGACGAGAAGCCGCTCCGCTCGATCACCAAGGGCGGCCTCGACCTGTCGAAGTTCGCGCCGGAGGGCGATCAGCCGGAGGCGCCGGAGGGCATCGACGCCTTCGTCGCCGCCGTGAAGACGGCCCTCGGCGCCGAGGTCTCGGACGTGCGCACCACCGACCGGCTCGTCGATTCGGCCGTGGTGCTCTCGGCCGGCACCGGCGGGCCCGACCTGCAGATGCAGCGGCTCATGCGCCGGGCAGGACGGGCCGGTGCCGGGCAGCCGGTTCTGGAGATCAACCCGCGCCACCCGCTGATTCGGGCGCTGGCCGCGGCACCCGAATCGGAGGTGCCGCAGGCTGCCGGGACGCTCCTCGACCTCGCCCGCATCCAGGACGGCGACAGCCCCCGCGACCCGGCGGCCTTCGCCCGCACGGTGGCGGCGGCCCTGGCGGCCGCGCGGGGCGCGTAGGACTACGGAGACCCGCGCCGCGCGCTGCCGGGAATCGGCGCGCGGCGTGTGTCTCCACACACATCCGTTCGGGATGATTGCGGGTTCGGTTGATCATTCGGAAATGGTCAAGCCATAACTTCGCCACCGGTCGGGATCATTGCCCGGCCGATGGCGCGGGCGCGGTGGGGGCCGCAGGCGTCAGAGCCGAACCCTCTCGCGCGCCTCGGGCGCGCCTCACGGACGCTGCATGAACCCGGTCGAGGCTGAAGCCGGCAACGGACAGGCGGTCGCGGCGGCGCGGACCCGGGCCCACGCTCGGGCGTATCGCCACAGCGGACGCGTGCGCACCATGCGCCGGCTGATCCCGGTGGTCGCCGGCGGCGCGGTGGCGCTGCTGCTGGGCTACCTGTTCAACCCCTTCGCGGCGCAGCTGCCCGGCGTCTCGGTCGGGCCGGTGACGCTCGCCGGCACGAAGGTCCGCATGGAGAATCCGCGGCTCTCGGGCTTCCGTCAGGGCACGCGCGGCTACGAGGTGACGGCCGACGCCGCGCTTCAGGACGTGCGCAAGCCGAGCCAGATCGAGCTGCAGCAGATGCGCGGCCACATCGCCACCGACGATCAGGGCGGCATCGCCCGCCTGTCGGCGACGTCGGGCCTGTTCGACACCGCCCGCGAGGCGCTCGACCTGAAGGACGACATCCGCATCTGGACCGACAAGGGGGAGGAGGCGCGCCTGCGCTCCGCCGCCGTCGCGTTCAAGACCGGCTCCATCAGCTCGCAGGAACCCGTGACGGTCTCGAGCCCGCGGGCCAACGTGACGGCCGACACCCTCGACGTCGTCGAGAACGGCAAGCGGATCTCCTTCGTGGGCAACGTCCACGTGGTCATCGCGAATGCGGATCCGGGGGAGAAGCCGCAGGCCCGCATCCTGACCTCGGACGCCGAAGCCGCGGACGGTGCCCGATGAGCGCCGCCCGCATCCTCTGGGCCGCCCTGGCGGCCGGGCTGGTCCTCGCCGGCCCGGCACTGGCCGAGAAGCCGGCGCGCAAGGACTCGCCGTTCGGCAATATCGGCGGCGGCGGCAAGGACCCGATCAAGATCGACGCGGACCGGCTCGACGTGTTCGACCGGGAGAACAAGGCGATCTTCGCCGGCAACGTCGTGGCCGTGCAGGGCGACAGCACCATCCGCTGCTCGACCATGACGGTGACCTACAAGCGCGGCAAGGACGCGCCCGGCAAGGGCGCCAAGGGCGACGCCAAGGGTGAGGCGAAGGACGAGGGCGCCGACGCGGCGCCGCGCAACCCGGCCGAGAACGGCATCCAGAAGGTCGACTGCGCCGGCCCGGTGACGGTGGTGCAGAAGGACCAGGTCGCCACGGGCGACCACGCGGTGTTCGACCAGGACGCCAAGCGGATCGTGCTGACCGGCAACGTCGTCCTGAGCCAGTGCCAGAACGTCACCCGCGGGCAGCGGCTCGTCTACGACATGAATACCGGCCGGGCCAACATGGACCCGGTGGCGGGCGGCCGGGTCTCGGCCCTGTTCGTTCCGGGCGAGAAGTCGGACGCCAAGGACGGCAAGGCGAAGGGCTGCACGCAGCCGTCGCCCAAGCCGAAGGCGCAGGTCGATTGAGCGGCGCCGTGGCATTTCAGGCTGGCCCGCAGGACGCGCCGGGCCATACGGGCTGGCTCGGCCGGCTTTTCGGCCGGCGCGCGCGGCCGCCTGAGGCTGCCGGGTCCGACGGCTGGTCCGCGGCCGAGGAGGGCGGCCTCGGCATCCTCAGCGTGCGCGGCCTGCGCAAGAGCTACGGCGCCCGCACGGTCGTCCACGAGGCGGGGCTGACGGTCCGCACCGGCGAGGCCGTGGGGCTGCTCGGGCCGAACGGCGCCGGCAAGACCACGATCTTCTACATGATCACCGGCCTGGTGGCGGCCGATCGCGGCCACATCACCCTGGACGGCCTGCCGATCACGCACCTGCCCATGTACCAGCGGGCTAGACTCGGGATCGGCTACCTGCCGCAGGAAGCCTCGATCTTCCGCGGACTCACCGTGGAGGACAACATCCGCGCGGTGCTGGAAGTGGTCGAGCCCGACCGCAAGGCGCGCGCGCGCAAGCTCGATTCGCTGCTCGAGGAGTTCGACATCGCGCGCCTGCGCAAGTCGCCCTCGATCGCCCTCTCGGGCGGCGAGCGGCGGCGCTGCGAGATCGCCCGGGCGCTCGCCTCCTCGCCGACCTTCATGCTGCTGGACGAGCCCTTCGCGGGCATCGACCCGATCGCGGTGGGCGACATCCAGGACCTCGTGAAGCACCTGAAGCAGCGCGGCATCGGCGTGCTGATAACCGACCACAACGTCCGTGAGACGCTGGGCCTGATCGACCGCGCCTACATCGCCCATTCCGGCCGCATCCTCACCGAGGGCACGCCCGAGGAGATCGTGGCGAACCCGGACGCGCGCCGGCTCTATCTGGGCGAGGATTTCCGGCTCTAGAGACACCCTGCCGCCGCGTTCGTCGGGACAGGGCGTCGACTCACCCTTTCCAGTTCTTCAGCGCCGCGAACGGGCTGTCCGAGCCGGCCGGCTTCTCCGGGTTCAGCACCGGCTCCACCTGGGCGATCGCGTCCGTCATCGAGAAGGCCGAGCCGCTCTGGAGACGGCCGCCCGCCGCGTCGCGGTGGCCGCCGCCCCGGAACAGGCGGGCTCCGTCGAGCGCCGTGCCGTCGTTCGACCGGAACGACAGCGTGCCCATCCGCTGGACGTTGACCACGCGCTTGGCGCGGCCCGCATCCATGATCAGGTCGGAGACCCGCTGGAAGGTGCCCGAATCGAGGGCGAAGGACAGGAGCGTGCCGTCCTTCAGCGGGCGGAACAGGGAATCCGAGCGGGCGAGCGCCCGGGCGAGCCGCATGCGCGTCGTCAGCGCCGGATCGTCGTCCGGCGCGTCGTGCAGCAGGGTGTCGACCGCGCCGGTGCGGATCGCCGAGGCGCGGCGCTCCAGCTCGGCCGGGCTCGCCCCGTCCCGGAGGGCGGCGGCGGCCGCGAGCAGGATCTCGGACACGAACCGGTCGTGCCAGGGATGCCCGACCGGCACGTAGCTCGACACGAC from Methylobacterium sp. NMS14P includes:
- the lptC gene encoding LPS export ABC transporter periplasmic protein LptC, whose translation is MNPVEAEAGNGQAVAAARTRAHARAYRHSGRVRTMRRLIPVVAGGAVALLLGYLFNPFAAQLPGVSVGPVTLAGTKVRMENPRLSGFRQGTRGYEVTADAALQDVRKPSQIELQQMRGHIATDDQGGIARLSATSGLFDTAREALDLKDDIRIWTDKGEEARLRSAAVAFKTGSISSQEPVTVSSPRANVTADTLDVVENGKRISFVGNVHVVIANADPGEKPQARILTSDAEAADGAR
- a CDS encoding LptA/OstA family protein; this encodes MSAARILWAALAAGLVLAGPALAEKPARKDSPFGNIGGGGKDPIKIDADRLDVFDRENKAIFAGNVVAVQGDSTIRCSTMTVTYKRGKDAPGKGAKGDAKGEAKDEGADAAPRNPAENGIQKVDCAGPVTVVQKDQVATGDHAVFDQDAKRIVLTGNVVLSQCQNVTRGQRLVYDMNTGRANMDPVAGGRVSALFVPGEKSDAKDGKAKGCTQPSPKPKAQVD
- the lptB gene encoding LPS export ABC transporter ATP-binding protein; translation: MAFQAGPQDAPGHTGWLGRLFGRRARPPEAAGSDGWSAAEEGGLGILSVRGLRKSYGARTVVHEAGLTVRTGEAVGLLGPNGAGKTTIFYMITGLVAADRGHITLDGLPITHLPMYQRARLGIGYLPQEASIFRGLTVEDNIRAVLEVVEPDRKARARKLDSLLEEFDIARLRKSPSIALSGGERRRCEIARALASSPTFMLLDEPFAGIDPIAVGDIQDLVKHLKQRGIGVLITDHNVRETLGLIDRAYIAHSGRILTEGTPEEIVANPDARRLYLGEDFRL
- a CDS encoding dimethylmenaquinone methyltransferase, giving the protein MRLIQITHHDLDGYGASTVAAACATVERVVHVPRYSDVGPVFEDEIKRLGRAAEREVLLMTDLGLEEQTIAGLKKFAAMNRRREDGQKHRLVVLDHHASSLDQLRRLGLDAAPDAARPALHRIDLGDPEIAVLIEDDICATRMTFEHRALFAAHEPATDLSSLLAAVDALDLWRKESPAFRGGLALDELFWEVVSSYVPVGHPWHDRFVSEILLAAAAALRDGASPAELERRASAIRTGAVDTLLHDAPDDDPALTTRMRLARALARSDSLFRPLKDGTLLSFALDSGTFQRVSDLIMDAGRAKRVVNVQRMGTLSFRSNDGTALDGARLFRGGGHRDAAGGRLQSGSAFSMTDAIAQVEPVLNPEKPAGSDSPFAALKNWKG